Proteins co-encoded in one Actinomadura luteofluorescens genomic window:
- a CDS encoding LutB/LldF family L-lactate oxidation iron-sulfur protein, with translation MPSFPDAARRAVADPRLRGNLAHATTTIRGRRAAAVAELDDWPALREAGKQIKDHVLANLGHYLRLLEEKVAEAGGTVHWARDAAEANRIVADLVKATGETEVVKVKSMATQEIGLNEFLAEEGITAYETDLAELIVQLGDDRPSHILVPAIHRNRSDIRDIFLRAMEDAPEGLTDEPAELAEAARRHLRAKFLSAKVGVSGVNFAVADTGTLVVLESEGNGRMCLTLPETLISVMGVEKIVPSWRDLEVFLQLLPRSSTAERMNPYTSTWTGVSPGDGPRDFHLVLLDNGRTATLADEVGRQALRCIRCSACLNVCPVYQRAGGHAYGSPYPGPIGAILSPQIRGIGSAVDASLPYASTLCGACFEACPVAIDIPEVLVHLRARAVEKGPRHPLERVAMAAAGWTLRSPTRLGLAQRAASASRRAVARGGRIRRLPGPLGAWTETRDAPAPPPESFRAWWARTGGGREEGER, from the coding sequence ATGCCGTCGTTTCCGGACGCGGCGCGGCGTGCGGTGGCGGACCCGCGGCTGCGCGGGAACCTCGCGCACGCCACCACCACGATCCGGGGGCGCCGCGCCGCCGCGGTGGCCGAGCTGGACGACTGGCCCGCGCTCCGCGAGGCGGGCAAGCAGATCAAGGACCATGTCCTGGCGAACCTCGGCCACTACCTGCGGCTGCTGGAGGAGAAGGTCGCCGAGGCCGGCGGGACGGTGCACTGGGCCCGCGACGCGGCCGAGGCGAACCGGATCGTCGCCGACCTGGTGAAGGCCACCGGCGAGACCGAGGTCGTCAAGGTCAAGTCGATGGCGACGCAGGAGATCGGCCTCAACGAGTTCCTCGCCGAGGAGGGGATCACCGCCTACGAGACCGACCTGGCGGAGCTGATCGTCCAGCTCGGGGACGACCGGCCGTCGCACATCCTCGTCCCGGCGATCCACCGCAACCGCTCCGACATCCGCGACATCTTCCTGCGCGCGATGGAGGACGCGCCGGAGGGGCTGACCGACGAGCCCGCCGAGCTGGCCGAGGCGGCCCGGCGGCACCTGCGCGCCAAGTTCCTGTCGGCCAAGGTCGGGGTGTCGGGCGTGAACTTCGCCGTCGCCGACACCGGCACGCTGGTCGTGCTGGAGTCGGAGGGCAACGGCCGGATGTGCCTGACGCTCCCCGAGACGCTCATCTCGGTGATGGGCGTGGAGAAGATCGTGCCGAGCTGGCGGGACCTGGAGGTGTTCCTGCAGCTGCTGCCCCGCTCGTCCACCGCCGAGCGGATGAACCCCTACACCTCGACGTGGACGGGCGTGTCCCCCGGCGACGGCCCGCGCGACTTCCACCTCGTCCTGCTGGACAACGGCCGCACCGCCACCCTGGCCGACGAGGTGGGCCGGCAGGCGCTGCGCTGCATCCGCTGCTCGGCGTGCCTGAACGTGTGCCCGGTCTACCAGCGCGCGGGCGGCCACGCCTACGGCTCGCCCTACCCCGGCCCGATCGGCGCGATCCTGTCCCCGCAGATCAGGGGCATCGGGTCGGCGGTGGACGCGTCGCTGCCGTACGCGTCGACGCTGTGCGGGGCCTGCTTCGAGGCGTGCCCGGTCGCCATCGACATCCCGGAGGTGCTCGTGCACCTGCGGGCCCGCGCCGTGGAGAAGGGGCCCCGGCATCCGCTGGAGCGGGTGGCGATGGCGGCGGCCGGGTGGACGCTGCGCTCCCCCACCCGGCTCGGGCTCGCGCAGCGCGCCGCGTCCGCGAGCCGCCGCGCCGTGGCGCGCGGCGGCCGGATCCGGCGGCTGCCCGGGCCGCTGGGCGCCTGGACCGAGACGCGGGACGCGCCCGCGCCGCCGCCCGAGTCGTTCCGCGCCTGGTGGGCCCGGACCGGCGGCGGGCGCGAGGAGGGGGAACGGTGA
- a CDS encoding LacI family DNA-binding transcriptional regulator, with translation MGADDTGRSAPPGRTVGIKQVAAHAGVSPGTVSNVLNRPERVAEATRTRVEQAIRDLGFVRNGSASTLRAGHSSTIGLMVLDLANPFFTDVARGVEDIASERGYAVILSSSGESDERELRNLRVFAEQRVRGVLLTPVGDDGEAADRLRERGVPVVLLDHPTPRANQCSVAVDDVAGGELAARELLDAGARTLALVTGPAVLRQCVDRRKGALRALRAAGLGRDAMREVAVGAMNARSGQEAARRLLEAGAPLPDAIFCANDLLALGVLRVLLQAGIKVPDDVALIGYDDIEFSAAAAVPLSSVRQPTYQLGRIATELLLEECDETGGHAHQQVMFQPELVVRESSRSALGGPALGRQAL, from the coding sequence TTGGGCGCAGACGACACCGGCCGCTCCGCGCCGCCGGGCCGGACGGTCGGCATCAAGCAGGTCGCGGCGCACGCCGGCGTCTCGCCGGGCACCGTGTCCAACGTGCTCAACCGGCCCGAGCGCGTCGCCGAGGCCACCCGCACCCGCGTCGAGCAGGCCATCCGCGACCTCGGCTTCGTCCGCAACGGCTCGGCGTCCACGCTGCGCGCCGGGCACAGCAGCACGATCGGGCTGATGGTCCTCGACCTCGCCAACCCGTTCTTCACCGACGTGGCGCGCGGCGTGGAGGACATCGCCAGCGAGCGCGGCTACGCGGTGATCCTCTCGTCCTCGGGCGAGTCGGACGAGCGGGAGCTGCGCAACCTGCGGGTGTTCGCCGAGCAGCGCGTCCGGGGGGTCCTGCTGACCCCGGTCGGCGACGACGGCGAGGCCGCCGACCGGCTGCGCGAGCGGGGCGTCCCCGTGGTGCTGCTCGACCACCCGACGCCGCGCGCCAACCAGTGCTCGGTCGCCGTGGACGACGTCGCGGGCGGCGAGCTCGCGGCCCGCGAGCTGCTGGACGCGGGCGCCCGGACGCTCGCGCTGGTCACCGGGCCGGCCGTGCTGCGCCAGTGCGTCGACCGGCGCAAGGGCGCGCTGCGGGCGCTGCGCGCCGCCGGGCTCGGCCGGGACGCGATGCGCGAGGTCGCCGTCGGGGCGATGAACGCGCGGTCCGGGCAGGAGGCGGCGCGGCGGCTGCTGGAGGCGGGCGCTCCGCTGCCCGACGCCATCTTCTGCGCGAACGACCTGCTCGCGCTCGGCGTGCTGCGCGTCCTGCTCCAGGCCGGGATCAAGGTGCCGGATGACGTCGCGCTGATCGGGTACGACGACATCGAGTTCTCCGCCGCGGCCGCCGTCCCGCTCAGCTCGGTGCGGCAGCCCACCTACCAGCTCGGCCGGATCGCGACCGAGCTGCTGCTGGAGGAGTGCGACGAGACGGGCGGGCACGCCCACCAGCAGGTGATGTTCCAGCCCGAGCTGGTCGTCCGCGAGTCCAGCCGCTCCGCCCTGGGCGGCCCCGCCCTCGGGAGGCAGGCACTGTGA
- a CDS encoding LutC/YkgG family protein: protein MNAREEILRRIERAAPARPAAEVAASYDRIDRGYLRRHHDDAILDLFAERVADYRATVLRVAASEVASAVAERLAARPGAYGVPSGLPEEWTSSTGAALVRDPSAASLDGLAGAVTGCAAAVAETGTIVLDHGAGQGPRALSLVPDYHLIVVLADQVAADVPEALERLDPRRPLTFVSGPSATSDIELSRVEGVHGPRTLEVVVVQ from the coding sequence GTGAACGCGCGCGAGGAGATCCTGCGCCGGATCGAGCGGGCGGCGCCCGCCCGCCCCGCCGCCGAGGTCGCGGCCTCCTACGACCGGATCGACCGCGGCTACCTGCGCCGCCACCATGACGACGCGATCCTCGACCTGTTCGCCGAACGGGTCGCCGACTACCGCGCGACCGTCCTGCGCGTCGCCGCGTCCGAGGTCGCCTCGGCCGTCGCCGAGCGGCTCGCGGCCCGCCCCGGCGCCTACGGCGTCCCGTCCGGCCTGCCGGAGGAGTGGACGTCCTCGACCGGCGCCGCGCTCGTGCGCGACCCGTCGGCCGCCTCGCTCGACGGCCTGGCCGGCGCGGTCACCGGCTGCGCGGCCGCGGTCGCCGAGACGGGCACGATCGTGCTGGACCACGGCGCCGGGCAGGGGCCGCGCGCCCTGTCGCTCGTGCCCGACTACCACCTGATCGTCGTCCTCGCGGACCAGGTCGCCGCCGACGTGCCGGAGGCGCTCGAACGCCTCGATCCGCGGCGGCCGCTGACGTTCGTGTCGGGCCCGTCCGCGACGAGCGACATCGAACTGTCCCGGGTGGAGGGCGTGCACGGGCCGCGGACTTTGGAGGTTGTGGTCGTCCAATGA
- a CDS encoding (Fe-S)-binding protein, whose translation MRVALFLTCVNDTMFPGTGQAVVRLLRRLGHDVEFPESQTCCGQMHLNTGYRRQALPLVKGFAETFEPYDAVVTPSASCGAMIRDWHPRLAPRTAGVASRVYELTEFLVDVLGVTDVGAYYPHRVTYHPTCHSLRMLHVGDRPLRLLREVRGIDLVELPDAAECCGFGGTFALKNAEVSAAMCADKVTAVRATGAETLCAADNSCLMHIGGALTRTRAGVRTVHLAEILASTEEEPA comes from the coding sequence GTGAGAGTCGCGCTGTTCCTCACCTGCGTCAACGACACGATGTTCCCGGGGACGGGCCAGGCGGTGGTGCGGCTGCTGAGGCGCCTCGGCCACGACGTCGAGTTCCCCGAGTCGCAGACCTGCTGCGGGCAGATGCACCTCAACACCGGCTACCGGCGGCAGGCGCTCCCCCTCGTCAAGGGGTTCGCGGAGACGTTCGAGCCCTACGACGCCGTCGTGACGCCGTCCGCCTCCTGCGGGGCGATGATCCGCGACTGGCACCCCCGGCTCGCGCCGCGCACCGCCGGGGTCGCCTCCCGCGTGTACGAGCTGACGGAGTTCCTCGTGGACGTCCTCGGCGTCACCGACGTCGGCGCGTACTACCCGCACCGCGTCACCTACCACCCCACCTGCCACTCGCTGCGGATGCTGCACGTCGGCGACCGCCCGCTGCGGCTGCTGCGCGAGGTCCGCGGCATCGACCTGGTCGAGCTTCCGGACGCCGCCGAGTGCTGCGGGTTCGGCGGGACGTTCGCGCTGAAGAACGCCGAGGTGTCGGCCGCGATGTGCGCGGACAAGGTCACCGCCGTCCGGGCGACCGGGGCCGAGACGCTGTGCGCGGCGGACAACTCCTGCCTGATGCACATCGGCGGCGCCCTCACCCGCACCCGCGCCGGAGTGCGGACCGTCCACCTGGCCGAGATCCTCGCCTCGACGGAGGAGGAGCCCGCATGA